The following proteins come from a genomic window of Acanthopagrus latus isolate v.2019 chromosome 5, fAcaLat1.1, whole genome shotgun sequence:
- the slc20a2 gene encoding sodium-dependent phosphate transporter 2 isoform X1, whose amino-acid sequence MDLEPFLWMVIIGFIIAFILAFSVGANDVANSFGTAVGSGVVTLKQACILASIFETLGSMLLGAKVGETIRKGIIDVSLYNETVPVLMAGEVSAMVGSAVWQLIASFLKLPVSGTHCIVGATIGFSMVAIGTKGVQWMQLVKIVASWFISPLLSGLMSGLLFMLIRHFILNKDDSVPNGLRALPLFYASTIGINTFSILYTGAPLLGLEMLPVWAIFLITLAESIICAGLVWIFVCPWMRRKIASRLKKEQALSRISDESLDKIPEEEEESPVFKELPGAKGTDEAVLPLTGGSSERSTRESTGELTNLANGGTVLPNGRVYGRTHSMTNGCLKSPVSNGSFSFDGHMRSDGQVYHTVHKDSGLYKDLLHKIHLGRMDDSDRSGSNAGPADNNYRLLRRNNSYTCYTAAICGMPVQPLLRTESREDSEKLVGEGGGRSNSVSYTKKRVRYDSYSSYCNAVAEAEIEAEEGGVEMKLATELEGVEEEGAPAPVPLDDLAEEDHEEKDKSEVFLLFHFLQILTACFGSFAHGGNDVSNAIGPLVALWMIYDQGGVMQDAATPVWLLFYGGIGICAGLWVWGRRVIQTMGKDLTPITPSRSAQSWPSVGSAPRKQWTGASSGTSSWRGLSRCPWPACSALPSWPCSSTASCPSSEGARPGGTKKKKKRVKERERETWVKITARVSGLQRKEIEVKRGKRAEG is encoded by the exons ATGGATCTGGAACCGTTCCTGTGGATGGTCATTATTGGCTTCATCATTGCCTTCATTCTGGCCTTCTCAGTGGGCGCCAACGATGTGGCCAATTCCTTCGGCACAGCCGTGGGCTCCGGCGTGGTCACGCTGAAACAGGCCTGCATCCTGGCTTCCATCTTCGAGACGCTGGGCTCGATGCTGCTGGGGGCCAAAGTCGGCGAGACGATTCGGAAGGGCATCATCGACGTCAGCCTGTACAACGAAACGGTGCCCGTACTCATGGCAGGGGAGGTCAGCGCCATGGTCG GGTCAGCAGTCTGGCAGCTAATCGCCTCCTTCCTCAAACTGCCCGTCTCTGGGACTCACTGCATTGTTGGCGCCACCATCGGCTTCTCCATGGTGGCCATCGGCACCAAGGGAGTACAGTGGATGCAGCTTGTCAAGATCG ttgCGTCGTGGTTCATCTCCCCCTTGCTCTCCGGACTCATGTCTGGACTCCTCTTCATGCTTATCAGACACTTTATCCTCAACAAG GATGACAGCGTCCCTAATGGGCTGCgagctctgcctctcttctaTGCCTCCACGATTGGGATCAACACATTCTCCATCCTGTACACCGGAGCACCGT TGCTCGGGCTGGAGATGCTGCCGGTGTGGGCCATCTTTCTCATCACGCTAGCGGAGTCGATAATCTGCGCGGGTCTTGTCTGGATATTCGTATGTCCCTGGATGAGGAGGAAAATAGCAA GTCGTCTAAAGAAGGAGCAGGCTCTGTCCCGGATCTCTGACGAGAGCCTGGACAAGAtacctgaggaggaggaggagagccccGTCTTTAAGGAGCTACCAGGGGCCAAGGGCACAGATGAGGCCGTGCTGCCGCTCACGGGGGGCAGCAGTGAACGGAGCACTCGCGAGTCCACCGGAGAGCTCACCAACCTGGCTAACGGAGGCACCGTCCTGCCGAACGGCAGGGTGTACG GCCGGACCCACTCGATGACCAACGGCTGCCTCAAGTCACCCGTCTCCAACGGCAGCTTCAGTTTCGACGGCCACATGCGCAGCGATGGCCAGGTGTACCACACCGTGCACAAGGACTCTGGTCTCTACAAAGACCTGCTCCACAAAATCCACCTGGGCCGCATGGACGACAGCGACCGCTCAGGCTCCAACGCCGGCCCGGCTGACAACAATTACCGCCTGCTGCGGCGCAACAACAGCTACACCTGTTACACGGCAGCCATATGCGGCATGCCCGTCCAGCCGCTCCTGCGCACAGAGTCACGCGAGGACAGCGAGAAGCTGGTGGGAGAGGGAGGCGGCAGGAGCAACAGCGTGTCCTACACCAAGAAGAGGGTGCGCTACGACAGCTACTCATCGTACTGCAACGCTGTGGCGGAGGCTGAGATCGAGGCAGAGGAGGGCGGGGTGGAGATGAAGCTGGCGACGGAGCTGGAGGGGGTTGAGGAAGAAGGGGCTCCTGCTCCGGTGCCCCTGGACGACCTGGCCGAGGAGGACCACGAGGAGAAGGATAAGTCCGAGGTGTTCCTGCTGTTCCACTTCCTGCAGATCCTCACCGCCTGCTTCGGCTCCTTCGCCCACGGAGGAAACGACGTCAG TAATGCCATCGGGCCCCTGGTGGCGCTGTGGATGATCTATGACCAGGGCGGTGTCATGCAGGACGCAGCTACTCCCGTCTGGCTGCTGTTCTACGGTGGCATAGGCATCTGCGCCGGCCTGTGGGTGTGGGGCCGCCGCGTCATCCAGACCATGGGCAAAGACCTGACTCCCATCACCCCCTCAAG GTCGGCTCAGTCGTGGCCGTCGGTTGGATCCGCTCCCAGAAAGCAGTGGACTGGCGCCTCTTCAGGAACATCTTCCTGGCGTGGTTTGTCACGGTGCCCGTGGCCGGCCTGTTCAGCGCTGCCGTCATGGCCCTGTTCGTCTACGGCATCCTGCCCTTCGTCTGAGGGTGCTCGGCCGGGAgggacgaagaagaagaaaaagagagtaaaagagagagagagggaaactTGGGTAAAAATCACAGCTCGAGTGTCGGGTttgcagagaaaagagattgaagtgaagagagggaaaagggCAGAAGGGTGA
- the slc20a2 gene encoding sodium-dependent phosphate transporter 2 isoform X3, with protein sequence MDLEPFLWMVIIGFIIAFILAFSVGANDVANSFGTAVGSGVVTLKQACILASIFETLGSMLLGAKVGETIRKGIIDVSLYNETVPVLMAGEVSAMVGSAVWQLIASFLKLPVSGTHCIVGATIGFSMVAIGTKGVQWMQLVKIVASWFISPLLSGLMSGLLFMLIRHFILNKDDSVPNGLRALPLFYASTIGINTFSILYTGAPLLGLEMLPVWAIFLITLAESIICAGLVWIFVCPWMRRKIASRLKKEQALSRISDESLDKIPEEEEESPVFKELPGAKGTDEAVLPLTGGSSERSTRESTGELTNLANGGTVLPNGRVYGRTHSMTNGCLKSPVSNGSFSFDGHMRSDGQVYHTVHKDSGLYKDLLHKIHLGRMDDSDRSGSNAGPADNNYRLLRRNNSYTCYTAAICGMPVQPLLRTESREDSEKLVGEGGGRSNSVSYTKKRVRYDSYSSYCNAVAEAEIEAEEGGVEMKLATELEGVEEEGAPAPVPLDDLAEEDHEEKDKSEVFLLFHFLQILTACFGSFAHGGNDVSNAIGPLVALWMIYDQGGVMQDAATPVWLLFYGGIGICAGLWVWGRRVIQTMGKDLTPITPSSGFCIEVMSALTVLVASNVGIPISSTHCKVGSVVAVGWIRSQKAVDWRLFRNIFLAWFVTVPVAGLFSAAVMALFVYGILPFV encoded by the exons ATGGATCTGGAACCGTTCCTGTGGATGGTCATTATTGGCTTCATCATTGCCTTCATTCTGGCCTTCTCAGTGGGCGCCAACGATGTGGCCAATTCCTTCGGCACAGCCGTGGGCTCCGGCGTGGTCACGCTGAAACAGGCCTGCATCCTGGCTTCCATCTTCGAGACGCTGGGCTCGATGCTGCTGGGGGCCAAAGTCGGCGAGACGATTCGGAAGGGCATCATCGACGTCAGCCTGTACAACGAAACGGTGCCCGTACTCATGGCAGGGGAGGTCAGCGCCATGGTCG GGTCAGCAGTCTGGCAGCTAATCGCCTCCTTCCTCAAACTGCCCGTCTCTGGGACTCACTGCATTGTTGGCGCCACCATCGGCTTCTCCATGGTGGCCATCGGCACCAAGGGAGTACAGTGGATGCAGCTTGTCAAGATCG ttgCGTCGTGGTTCATCTCCCCCTTGCTCTCCGGACTCATGTCTGGACTCCTCTTCATGCTTATCAGACACTTTATCCTCAACAAG GATGACAGCGTCCCTAATGGGCTGCgagctctgcctctcttctaTGCCTCCACGATTGGGATCAACACATTCTCCATCCTGTACACCGGAGCACCGT TGCTCGGGCTGGAGATGCTGCCGGTGTGGGCCATCTTTCTCATCACGCTAGCGGAGTCGATAATCTGCGCGGGTCTTGTCTGGATATTCGTATGTCCCTGGATGAGGAGGAAAATAGCAA GTCGTCTAAAGAAGGAGCAGGCTCTGTCCCGGATCTCTGACGAGAGCCTGGACAAGAtacctgaggaggaggaggagagccccGTCTTTAAGGAGCTACCAGGGGCCAAGGGCACAGATGAGGCCGTGCTGCCGCTCACGGGGGGCAGCAGTGAACGGAGCACTCGCGAGTCCACCGGAGAGCTCACCAACCTGGCTAACGGAGGCACCGTCCTGCCGAACGGCAGGGTGTACG GCCGGACCCACTCGATGACCAACGGCTGCCTCAAGTCACCCGTCTCCAACGGCAGCTTCAGTTTCGACGGCCACATGCGCAGCGATGGCCAGGTGTACCACACCGTGCACAAGGACTCTGGTCTCTACAAAGACCTGCTCCACAAAATCCACCTGGGCCGCATGGACGACAGCGACCGCTCAGGCTCCAACGCCGGCCCGGCTGACAACAATTACCGCCTGCTGCGGCGCAACAACAGCTACACCTGTTACACGGCAGCCATATGCGGCATGCCCGTCCAGCCGCTCCTGCGCACAGAGTCACGCGAGGACAGCGAGAAGCTGGTGGGAGAGGGAGGCGGCAGGAGCAACAGCGTGTCCTACACCAAGAAGAGGGTGCGCTACGACAGCTACTCATCGTACTGCAACGCTGTGGCGGAGGCTGAGATCGAGGCAGAGGAGGGCGGGGTGGAGATGAAGCTGGCGACGGAGCTGGAGGGGGTTGAGGAAGAAGGGGCTCCTGCTCCGGTGCCCCTGGACGACCTGGCCGAGGAGGACCACGAGGAGAAGGATAAGTCCGAGGTGTTCCTGCTGTTCCACTTCCTGCAGATCCTCACCGCCTGCTTCGGCTCCTTCGCCCACGGAGGAAACGACGTCAG TAATGCCATCGGGCCCCTGGTGGCGCTGTGGATGATCTATGACCAGGGCGGTGTCATGCAGGACGCAGCTACTCCCGTCTGGCTGCTGTTCTACGGTGGCATAGGCATCTGCGCCGGCCTGTGGGTGTGGGGCCGCCGCGTCATCCAGACCATGGGCAAAGACCTGACTCCCATCACCCCCTCAAG CGGATTTTGCATTGAAGTAATGAGTGCGCTAACAGTGCTTGTTGCATCAAATGTGGGCATCCCAATAAGCTCCACCCACTGCAAG GTCGGCTCAGTCGTGGCCGTCGGTTGGATCCGCTCCCAGAAAGCAGTGGACTGGCGCCTCTTCAGGAACATCTTCCTGGCGTGGTTTGTCACGGTGCCCGTGGCCGGCCTGTTCAGCGCTGCCGTCATGGCCCTGTTCGTCTACGGCATCCTGCCCTTCGTCTGA
- the slc20a2 gene encoding sodium-dependent phosphate transporter 2 isoform X2, producing the protein MDLEPFLWMVIIGFIIAFILAFSVGANDVANSFGTAVGSGVVTLKQACILASIFETLGSMLLGAKVGETIRKGIIDVSLYNETVPVLMAGEVSAMVGSAVWQLIASFLKLPVSGTHCIVGATIGFSMVAIGTKGVQWMQLVKIVASWFISPLLSGLMSGLLFMLIRHFILNKDDSVPNGLRALPLFYASTIGINTFSILYTGAPLLGLEMLPVWAIFLITLAESIICAGLVWIFVCPWMRRKIASRLKKEQALSRISDESLDKIPEEEEESPVFKELPGAKGTDEAVLPLTGGSSERSTRESTGELTNLANGGTVLPNGRVYGRTHSMTNGCLKSPVSNGSFSFDGHMRSDGQVYHTVHKDSGLYKDLLHKIHLGRMDDSDRSGSNAGPADNNYRLLRRNNSYTCYTAAICGMPVQPLLRTESREDSEKLVGEGGGRSNSVSYTKKRVRYDSYSSYCNAVAEAEIEAEEGGVEMKLATELEGVEEEGAPAPVPLDDLAEEDHEEKDKSEVFLLFHFLQILTACFGSFAHGGNDVSNAIGPLVALWMIYDQGGVMQDAATPVWLLFYGGIGICAGLWVWGRRVIQTMGKDLTPITPSSGFTIELASALTVVLASNVGIPVSTTHCKVGSVVAVGWIRSQKAVDWRLFRNIFLAWFVTVPVAGLFSAAVMALFVYGILPFV; encoded by the exons ATGGATCTGGAACCGTTCCTGTGGATGGTCATTATTGGCTTCATCATTGCCTTCATTCTGGCCTTCTCAGTGGGCGCCAACGATGTGGCCAATTCCTTCGGCACAGCCGTGGGCTCCGGCGTGGTCACGCTGAAACAGGCCTGCATCCTGGCTTCCATCTTCGAGACGCTGGGCTCGATGCTGCTGGGGGCCAAAGTCGGCGAGACGATTCGGAAGGGCATCATCGACGTCAGCCTGTACAACGAAACGGTGCCCGTACTCATGGCAGGGGAGGTCAGCGCCATGGTCG GGTCAGCAGTCTGGCAGCTAATCGCCTCCTTCCTCAAACTGCCCGTCTCTGGGACTCACTGCATTGTTGGCGCCACCATCGGCTTCTCCATGGTGGCCATCGGCACCAAGGGAGTACAGTGGATGCAGCTTGTCAAGATCG ttgCGTCGTGGTTCATCTCCCCCTTGCTCTCCGGACTCATGTCTGGACTCCTCTTCATGCTTATCAGACACTTTATCCTCAACAAG GATGACAGCGTCCCTAATGGGCTGCgagctctgcctctcttctaTGCCTCCACGATTGGGATCAACACATTCTCCATCCTGTACACCGGAGCACCGT TGCTCGGGCTGGAGATGCTGCCGGTGTGGGCCATCTTTCTCATCACGCTAGCGGAGTCGATAATCTGCGCGGGTCTTGTCTGGATATTCGTATGTCCCTGGATGAGGAGGAAAATAGCAA GTCGTCTAAAGAAGGAGCAGGCTCTGTCCCGGATCTCTGACGAGAGCCTGGACAAGAtacctgaggaggaggaggagagccccGTCTTTAAGGAGCTACCAGGGGCCAAGGGCACAGATGAGGCCGTGCTGCCGCTCACGGGGGGCAGCAGTGAACGGAGCACTCGCGAGTCCACCGGAGAGCTCACCAACCTGGCTAACGGAGGCACCGTCCTGCCGAACGGCAGGGTGTACG GCCGGACCCACTCGATGACCAACGGCTGCCTCAAGTCACCCGTCTCCAACGGCAGCTTCAGTTTCGACGGCCACATGCGCAGCGATGGCCAGGTGTACCACACCGTGCACAAGGACTCTGGTCTCTACAAAGACCTGCTCCACAAAATCCACCTGGGCCGCATGGACGACAGCGACCGCTCAGGCTCCAACGCCGGCCCGGCTGACAACAATTACCGCCTGCTGCGGCGCAACAACAGCTACACCTGTTACACGGCAGCCATATGCGGCATGCCCGTCCAGCCGCTCCTGCGCACAGAGTCACGCGAGGACAGCGAGAAGCTGGTGGGAGAGGGAGGCGGCAGGAGCAACAGCGTGTCCTACACCAAGAAGAGGGTGCGCTACGACAGCTACTCATCGTACTGCAACGCTGTGGCGGAGGCTGAGATCGAGGCAGAGGAGGGCGGGGTGGAGATGAAGCTGGCGACGGAGCTGGAGGGGGTTGAGGAAGAAGGGGCTCCTGCTCCGGTGCCCCTGGACGACCTGGCCGAGGAGGACCACGAGGAGAAGGATAAGTCCGAGGTGTTCCTGCTGTTCCACTTCCTGCAGATCCTCACCGCCTGCTTCGGCTCCTTCGCCCACGGAGGAAACGACGTCAG TAATGCCATCGGGCCCCTGGTGGCGCTGTGGATGATCTATGACCAGGGCGGTGTCATGCAGGACGCAGCTACTCCCGTCTGGCTGCTGTTCTACGGTGGCATAGGCATCTGCGCCGGCCTGTGGGTGTGGGGCCGCCGCGTCATCCAGACCATGGGCAAAGACCTGACTCCCATCACCCCCTCAAG tggATTCACTATTGAACTGGCTTCTGCACTCACAGTGGTGTTGGCTTCCAATGTCGGAATCCCTGTCAGTACCACACACTGCAAG GTCGGCTCAGTCGTGGCCGTCGGTTGGATCCGCTCCCAGAAAGCAGTGGACTGGCGCCTCTTCAGGAACATCTTCCTGGCGTGGTTTGTCACGGTGCCCGTGGCCGGCCTGTTCAGCGCTGCCGTCATGGCCCTGTTCGTCTACGGCATCCTGCCCTTCGTCTGA